A genomic window from Candidatus Methylacidiphilum fumarolicum includes:
- a CDS encoding lipocalin-like domain-containing protein produces MPRFQKYFFPFFSPIIAFFCSVFWHAGAFLYAQQEWKIVDQPWAWVFPRDHGAHREFKTEWWYFTGNLYGENREPFGFQWTLFRQGIFSSPPQKISKWGLRDIYFAHFALSDIRRKKFYAYERADRGALELAGVLEGSMGGWIRGWELRTIDNTKEKFHIHANEGEIAIDLNLEACKPPVLHGENGLSKKADQKGCASYYYSFTRLMTNGSIRISNREWLVHGTSWFDHEFTTNSLGNNEVGWDWFAIQLDGNEELMLYCLRTKEGAFDSNSGGTWVGKNNVRILKKEDFSVDRIAFWKSPNTKATYPAGWKIKLFDPPIEIIVKPKMASQELVLHQLGFLAYWEGAVSVEGEKEGIPVHGEGYVELTGYASPLQEAFGYSLQTQTEPQ; encoded by the coding sequence ATGCCTAGGTTTCAAAAATATTTTTTTCCTTTTTTTTCTCCTATTATAGCCTTCTTCTGCTCGGTTTTTTGGCATGCAGGAGCCTTTCTATATGCCCAACAAGAATGGAAAATAGTGGATCAACCATGGGCATGGGTTTTCCCAAGAGATCATGGAGCTCATCGAGAATTTAAAACAGAGTGGTGGTATTTTACTGGGAATCTCTATGGCGAAAATAGAGAGCCTTTTGGATTTCAATGGACATTATTCAGGCAAGGTATTTTTAGTTCTCCACCCCAAAAAATAAGCAAGTGGGGGCTCAGAGATATTTATTTTGCTCATTTTGCTTTGAGTGATATCCGGAGAAAGAAGTTTTATGCCTATGAAAGAGCTGATCGTGGAGCTTTGGAGCTTGCAGGCGTCCTAGAAGGAAGCATGGGTGGATGGATTAGAGGATGGGAACTGCGAACTATAGACAACACAAAAGAAAAGTTTCATATCCATGCTAATGAGGGCGAGATTGCCATTGATCTTAATCTAGAAGCTTGCAAACCTCCAGTTTTACATGGTGAAAATGGACTGAGTAAAAAAGCCGATCAAAAGGGATGTGCTTCCTATTACTATTCCTTTACCAGGCTCATGACCAATGGATCAATACGGATCTCAAACAGAGAATGGCTCGTTCATGGGACCAGTTGGTTTGATCATGAATTTACTACAAATTCACTTGGGAATAACGAAGTGGGGTGGGATTGGTTTGCCATACAGCTGGATGGGAATGAAGAACTCATGCTTTATTGTTTGCGGACAAAAGAAGGAGCTTTCGACTCGAATTCTGGAGGAACATGGGTAGGGAAAAATAATGTTCGAATTCTCAAAAAAGAAGATTTTAGCGTTGATCGAATCGCTTTTTGGAAAAGTCCTAATACCAAAGCAACATATCCAGCTGGTTGGAAGATTAAATTATTTGATCCGCCGATTGAAATTATAGTTAAACCCAAAATGGCTTCCCAAGAGCTTGTTCTGCACCAATTAGGTTTTCTTGCTTATTGGGAGGGAGCCGTAAGCGTTGAAGGAGAAAAGGAGGGCATACCTGTCCATGGAGAAGGGTATGTCGAACTGACAGGATATGCTTCCCCCTTGCAAGAAGCTTTCGGTTATTCTTTACAAACCCAAACAGAGCCTCAATAA
- a CDS encoding ABC transporter permease — MGLLKIFVHHSFRYFISHPYLFLLNVFCIALGVANFVAIQLINHSALESFKASIDLVAGKANLEIVAESYPFDEKILADVLKKPSVEVATPILEQVSMLDKYPGEYLDVVGVDFLTDQPIRNFQLASGVNKKEDILDFLKDSRAVGINKKLGQRLGIKLGDTIHLRTPEGIVRLKVHSFLEMESGAIGSDEHLAVMDIANAQEIFHMPNKLTRISCLIKSQSNRMEIARALQEELPSSVMVQTPEKRTLKVEKMLGSFQLNLTALSLISLFVGMFIIYNTVLVGVVRRRSEIALLRCLGVGPKAIIIACLGESMLIGLIGIAIGIPAGYFLSTKLISWVSSSLTSLYLLSSIEHIFISPIQFILAVGMGLLAVGVASLFPSMEASKIPPSQAFSVATLEEKVHRFGLFWFLGVGLSLLLAFLFSYFSFKENLSVLSFGAALFTILSFAFLSPLVCQLIVRLSQPKHILLKLIMSHFSRSLHRNVLTVGALLTALAMVISVSIMIKSFRYTVDGWLKQSVRADLFVTTAANLVSGIHQSLSRDAEVLIENDNRIESVDRYYEFRSEFRNSPIKISSISFPVAAEKNNLEFRRGNPKELFRQATGSNRIFINESLSRKFGLKEGDVITLKTGLGMINFEIFGVFKDFTTEFGLVLLDRQTLIRFWNINTSNSLALYLKNPKEAQEVKKDLDKKLQAVGDYIVYSNEQLRTEIFRIFDQTFSITNLLKITSLLVSAAGIFFNLLILSSERSREIAVMRSIGASKSMVFTLVIGESGLVGIIASFLGVIAGFALAVVLTYVINRSFFGWTIDWSTPWAIIFWLPFAVLIIAIMASLLPAYQLSKDNIAKNLRME; from the coding sequence ATGGGTTTATTGAAGATTTTTGTTCATCATAGCTTTCGGTATTTCATAAGCCATCCCTATCTTTTTCTATTGAACGTATTTTGTATTGCTTTGGGGGTAGCAAATTTCGTTGCCATTCAGTTGATCAACCACTCGGCATTGGAGTCATTCAAGGCCTCGATAGACCTCGTTGCGGGTAAAGCCAACCTAGAAATTGTCGCTGAGAGTTATCCTTTTGATGAGAAGATCTTAGCTGATGTTCTGAAAAAACCATCTGTTGAGGTGGCTACCCCCATTCTCGAACAGGTGTCTATGTTGGATAAATATCCAGGAGAATATCTTGATGTGGTCGGAGTGGATTTTCTGACTGATCAACCTATTAGGAATTTTCAGTTGGCATCGGGGGTAAACAAAAAAGAGGATATTCTCGATTTTTTGAAAGATTCTAGAGCGGTAGGGATAAACAAAAAGTTGGGGCAAAGACTTGGTATAAAGCTAGGGGATACCATACACCTTCGGACTCCCGAAGGGATTGTGAGATTAAAAGTGCATTCATTCTTGGAGATGGAATCAGGGGCAATCGGTTCTGACGAACATCTTGCGGTGATGGACATTGCTAATGCCCAGGAAATATTCCATATGCCTAACAAATTGACACGAATCAGCTGTCTAATCAAATCCCAAAGTAATCGTATGGAGATCGCCCGAGCTCTTCAAGAGGAGCTCCCCTCCTCGGTAATGGTACAAACTCCTGAGAAAAGAACCTTAAAAGTTGAAAAAATGCTTGGATCCTTCCAGCTTAATTTAACGGCCCTTTCTTTAATTTCCTTGTTTGTAGGAATGTTTATAATTTATAATACTGTACTTGTAGGGGTCGTCAGGAGAAGGTCTGAAATTGCCTTATTACGTTGCCTGGGTGTTGGGCCAAAAGCAATCATCATTGCATGCCTTGGTGAATCAATGCTAATAGGACTGATTGGTATTGCTATTGGCATACCGGCTGGCTACTTCCTTTCCACTAAGCTTATTAGCTGGGTCTCTTCCAGTCTTACTTCTCTTTATCTTTTGTCTAGTATTGAACATATTTTTATTTCTCCCATCCAGTTTATTCTTGCTGTAGGAATGGGTCTATTAGCTGTAGGAGTCGCTTCCCTTTTCCCTTCGATGGAAGCTTCTAAAATCCCTCCTTCGCAAGCCTTTTCTGTAGCCACTTTAGAAGAAAAAGTACATAGATTTGGATTGTTTTGGTTCCTAGGCGTTGGCCTCTCCCTGTTGCTTGCGTTTCTCTTTTCATATTTTAGTTTTAAAGAAAACCTTTCGGTTCTTAGTTTTGGAGCTGCGCTATTTACCATTCTTTCTTTTGCTTTCCTCTCTCCTTTGGTTTGCCAACTCATCGTTCGGTTGTCGCAACCTAAGCATATTCTCTTGAAACTGATCATGTCGCATTTTAGTAGATCTTTGCATCGAAATGTCTTGACCGTTGGTGCTCTTCTTACTGCTCTTGCGATGGTCATTAGCGTTTCCATCATGATAAAGAGCTTTCGTTACACAGTTGATGGATGGCTGAAACAAAGTGTCAGAGCCGATCTGTTTGTTACGACTGCAGCGAATCTGGTTAGTGGTATCCATCAATCTCTTTCAAGGGATGCAGAAGTATTGATCGAAAACGATAACCGAATAGAATCCGTGGACCGTTATTATGAATTTAGATCTGAATTTAGAAATTCTCCCATAAAAATTTCCTCGATTTCTTTTCCTGTGGCTGCAGAAAAAAACAATCTAGAGTTTAGAAGAGGAAATCCTAAAGAACTTTTTAGACAAGCAACTGGATCCAATCGAATATTTATTAATGAAAGTTTGTCGAGAAAATTTGGTCTTAAAGAAGGAGATGTGATAACTCTTAAGACGGGTTTAGGAATGATCAACTTTGAAATTTTTGGCGTTTTTAAGGATTTTACGACCGAATTTGGCCTTGTGCTGCTGGATCGACAAACTTTAATTAGATTTTGGAATATCAATACTAGCAATAGTTTAGCTTTGTATTTGAAAAATCCAAAGGAAGCACAGGAAGTAAAAAAAGACTTAGATAAAAAGCTTCAAGCAGTTGGAGATTACATCGTGTATTCTAATGAGCAACTAAGAACTGAAATATTTCGGATATTCGACCAAACTTTTTCTATCACCAATCTACTAAAGATTACCAGCTTACTGGTCTCGGCGGCGGGAATATTTTTTAATTTATTAATTCTTTCTTCCGAAAGAAGTCGAGAAATAGCAGTTATGCGTTCGATTGGGGCTTCTAAATCGATGGTATTTACATTGGTAATAGGTGAATCTGGCCTCGTAGGCATTATTGCTTCTTTTCTTGGGGTCATAGCTGGATTTGCCCTAGCCGTTGTGTTGACTTATGTGATTAATAGGTCCTTTTTTGGTTGGACTATCGACTGGTCAACTCCTTGGGCCATAATCTTCTGGCTACCTTTTGCCGTTCTTATCATTGCTATCATGGCTTCTCTTCTGCCTGCCTATCAGTTATCCAAGGACAACATTGCAAAAAATCTGAGGATGGAATAA
- a CDS encoding ABC transporter ATP-binding protein: MNNPIISVQDVSKCYWNGEVQTVALRKANLEIYPGESIALVGPSGCGKSTLLHLIAGIDTPTQGEIYVDGYPFHLLKEEKLAKLRGSILGIVFQFFNLLPTLTALDNVMLPALLQGVSPLEASSRAKELLEQVGLSHRSHHYPHQLSGGEMQRVALARALVMKPKIVLADEPTGNLDSEASQKVLYLLRKLVEQYQLTLLMVTHSLEVAKATDRILQMKDGYLIS, encoded by the coding sequence ATGAACAACCCTATTATAAGCGTTCAGGATGTATCCAAATGTTATTGGAATGGAGAAGTACAAACTGTGGCTTTGAGGAAAGCAAATCTAGAAATTTATCCTGGAGAATCTATCGCTCTTGTTGGGCCTAGTGGCTGTGGCAAGAGCACTTTGCTACACTTAATTGCCGGAATTGATACTCCAACCCAAGGGGAGATTTATGTGGATGGCTATCCCTTTCATTTGTTAAAGGAAGAAAAATTGGCCAAATTGCGAGGCAGTATCCTTGGTATTGTCTTCCAATTCTTTAATCTGCTGCCTACTCTTACTGCCCTTGATAATGTTATGCTTCCTGCCCTCTTGCAGGGGGTCTCTCCTTTGGAAGCCTCCTCTAGGGCTAAAGAGCTATTGGAACAAGTAGGCCTTTCTCATAGATCCCATCATTATCCTCATCAACTCTCTGGGGGAGAGATGCAACGAGTTGCTTTGGCTAGGGCTTTGGTTATGAAACCAAAAATTGTATTGGCTGACGAGCCTACAGGTAATTTAGATTCAGAGGCGAGCCAAAAAGTCTTATATCTTCTTAGAAAACTTGTAGAACAATATCAACTGACCCTACTTATGGTTACCCATAGTCTGGAAGTGGCAAAAGCCACGGACAGAATCTTGCAGATGAAAGACGGCTATCTTATCTCTTAA
- a CDS encoding CHASE2 domain-containing protein, with protein MAVLNRVPIEIEKRLLLASILGFFWGSAIGTFCWVGLFNAIEEKVVHLQEYLPTPAKDTQFVLVEIDRIPVDRPWPWPRLEYSLFLRSLIPQMPQSVVLDILFTDRGPRLDSFDETFRSLINRLNRVCFAGAALKTESLAPQQFLFEKFMVRGDPSFLPKYGSAFWPSTDLTEGNPVGINNLGVGTNRKIRAVPLFFQLKDSLVPSLTLVAAASYMQASIGNSEARLNKAFLLRNSTGNILRRIPLDSEGRMQLRFKRFPSGIIRIKYDDFLLYADQMARGIKPAFDLNLLHGKQVWLGVTDPAVINWIETDMGKMSPVEIKLEAARQIVQGDFLRRTPKGVAFVFLFLFSVLAPRLFVRFSFLKALGLFLVLFGTVVGSSVAGFILFNLVFPLASFLFVSLGVILCGLSARFWKFHVISLKSPHLERVEAALERIEKKFLHDGSKFDQ; from the coding sequence ATGGCTGTATTAAATAGAGTTCCTATCGAAATAGAAAAAAGGCTTCTACTTGCTTCTATTTTAGGATTTTTCTGGGGTTCTGCCATTGGCACATTTTGTTGGGTGGGGCTCTTCAATGCTATAGAAGAAAAGGTTGTTCATTTACAGGAATACTTACCCACTCCTGCCAAAGACACACAGTTCGTTTTAGTCGAGATTGATAGAATTCCCGTTGATCGGCCTTGGCCATGGCCACGATTAGAATATTCTCTTTTTTTGAGAAGTTTGATTCCTCAAATGCCTCAAAGTGTGGTTTTGGATATTTTATTTACAGATCGAGGGCCAAGATTGGATAGTTTTGACGAAACATTCCGATCATTAATCAACAGGTTAAATAGGGTATGTTTTGCAGGGGCTGCCCTTAAGACAGAGTCTTTGGCACCTCAACAGTTCCTCTTTGAAAAATTTATGGTTCGTGGAGATCCAAGCTTCTTACCGAAGTATGGATCGGCATTCTGGCCATCGACTGATCTGACCGAAGGCAATCCAGTAGGAATCAATAACCTAGGAGTTGGCACAAACCGCAAAATCAGAGCTGTGCCTCTTTTTTTTCAGCTCAAGGACAGCTTAGTTCCTTCTCTGACTTTAGTTGCTGCTGCTTCTTACATGCAAGCATCCATAGGAAATTCAGAAGCAAGGTTGAATAAAGCTTTTCTTTTGCGCAACTCTACAGGAAATATTTTAAGAAGAATTCCATTAGATTCGGAGGGGCGAATGCAGTTGAGGTTTAAGCGGTTTCCCTCTGGAATCATTCGAATCAAATATGATGATTTTTTGCTTTATGCTGATCAAATGGCTAGAGGGATTAAACCAGCTTTTGATCTTAATTTGCTTCATGGAAAGCAGGTATGGCTTGGGGTGACTGATCCTGCTGTTATCAACTGGATAGAGACGGATATGGGGAAGATGAGTCCTGTGGAAATCAAATTAGAAGCTGCAAGACAGATAGTCCAAGGAGATTTTTTAAGAAGAACACCTAAAGGAGTGGCCTTTGTGTTCCTTTTTTTATTTTCTGTTTTAGCTCCAAGATTATTTGTCCGCTTTTCCTTTCTTAAAGCTTTAGGCTTATTTTTAGTTTTATTTGGAACTGTTGTGGGCTCTTCCGTTGCAGGATTTATACTGTTTAACCTAGTATTCCCTTTAGCTTCTTTTCTTTTTGTGTCTTTAGGGGTTATATTATGTGGACTATCAGCTCGTTTTTGGAAATTCCATGTGATTTCCTTAAAATCTCCTCATTTGGAAAGAGTAGAAGCTGCCTTAGAAAGAATAGAGAAAAAGTTCTTGCATGATGGATCAAAATTTGATCAATGA
- a CDS encoding MotA/TolQ/ExbB proton channel family protein, whose protein sequence is MNAFFFQTSGLFFSFEKATIATKLILLFLLGVSSISWTVLLIKLWQIHSAKKQSRKFLRKLKVSSKWLGIFLSKEIYPGSPHHAIYMTGCKELFNLYHGLSDPMEGYSEKSLLKIKIPEKSLKLIQGAIEREIGNQLLQLEDQMILLATAASGAPFIGLLGTVWGVMDAFGDLALSGKATLATMAPGVSGSLLSTVMGLLVAIPALFGYNFIVATIKALTIDLENFATEVLSEIEKRFVAEDSI, encoded by the coding sequence ATGAACGCGTTTTTTTTTCAAACTTCTGGTTTGTTTTTTTCTTTTGAAAAAGCAACCATAGCCACTAAGCTCATTCTCCTATTCCTTTTAGGTGTTTCATCCATTAGCTGGACTGTACTTTTAATAAAACTTTGGCAAATCCACTCGGCCAAAAAACAGAGTCGCAAATTTTTGCGTAAGTTGAAAGTCTCCTCAAAATGGCTAGGCATTTTTTTAAGTAAAGAAATTTATCCAGGCTCTCCTCATCACGCCATCTATATGACTGGATGTAAAGAATTGTTTAACCTATACCATGGACTATCTGATCCCATGGAGGGATATTCTGAAAAATCTCTTTTAAAAATAAAAATTCCAGAAAAATCTCTCAAATTAATTCAGGGAGCTATTGAAAGAGAAATTGGCAATCAGCTACTCCAGTTAGAAGATCAAATGATTCTTCTTGCTACAGCAGCCAGTGGAGCCCCCTTTATAGGCTTATTGGGAACAGTATGGGGGGTGATGGATGCATTTGGCGATCTAGCTCTTTCTGGAAAAGCCACTTTGGCTACAATGGCTCCTGGAGTTTCAGGCTCACTATTGTCTACTGTAATGGGACTTTTAGTTGCTATCCCTGCGCTTTTCGGATATAACTTCATTGTCGCTACTATCAAAGCCCTGACTATCGATTTGGAAAATTTCGCAACGGAAGTCTTAAGTGAAATAGAAAAAAGATTTGTGGCGGAGGACTCCATCTGA
- a CDS encoding ExbD/TolR family protein, with protein MKKFSSKWRYTGFSELNVTPMLDFAFTLMIIFLITTPLLEQNLDISLPSLNSKKEPTFSRNPLVLEIHKNGKIVCDNIPVDKHNLEKILLERLQKDPELTVSLKMDKDLKYEEFLPFVEILEKAGIKRIGLVHNVDEKQTIR; from the coding sequence ATGAAAAAATTCTCAAGTAAATGGCGGTATACTGGATTTTCAGAACTGAATGTTACCCCTATGCTTGATTTTGCCTTTACCCTAATGATTATCTTTCTCATTACTACTCCGTTACTCGAACAAAATCTCGATATTTCTCTACCATCTCTCAACTCCAAAAAAGAACCCACTTTTTCTAGAAATCCTTTAGTTTTAGAAATACACAAAAATGGGAAAATAGTATGTGATAATATCCCAGTGGATAAGCATAATCTAGAGAAGATACTTTTGGAAAGATTACAAAAAGATCCTGAACTGACGGTATCTCTTAAAATGGACAAGGACCTAAAGTATGAAGAATTTTTGCCTTTTGTAGAAATACTCGAAAAAGCTGGAATAAAAAGGATAGGCCTTGTTCACAATGTCGATGAAAAGCAAACAATCCGATAG
- a CDS encoding energy transducer TonB — protein MTKKAEKTNASSFGIAEENHSKFSSNRNTIKSSQRKHSVADKELKRSDSLPQPKHTVVPDLTEVTRKIPIQPKTSSLEENKNKNFANNEPVTTGTEPGDYERYYLLIREKLYSLWDQPVELLGLGLSATIEMTVESNGKVRQFKLLQSSGNEKFDQSALEAIKKLESIGEPRPSTIPEVITVKFQMAE, from the coding sequence ATGACTAAAAAAGCAGAAAAAACCAACGCTTCTTCTTTTGGAATCGCAGAAGAGAATCATTCCAAATTTTCCTCTAACAGAAACACTATCAAAAGTTCTCAACGGAAACATTCCGTTGCCGACAAAGAATTAAAAAGATCCGATTCTTTGCCTCAACCGAAGCATACGGTTGTGCCCGATCTGACCGAAGTCACTAGAAAAATCCCAATCCAGCCTAAAACTAGTTCACTGGAAGAAAACAAAAATAAGAATTTTGCTAATAATGAACCGGTAACGACCGGCACCGAACCAGGGGATTATGAACGATATTATTTGCTCATTCGTGAAAAACTATATTCTCTATGGGATCAACCAGTAGAGCTTTTGGGACTTGGACTTTCCGCTACTATTGAAATGACAGTGGAAAGTAATGGGAAGGTGCGACAGTTTAAGCTTCTTCAAAGTTCCGGAAACGAAAAATTTGATCAAAGCGCCCTAGAGGCAATAAAAAAACTAGAAAGCATAGGAGAGCCGAGGCCTTCGACTATACCAGAAGTAATCACTGTCAAATTCCAAATGGCAGAATGA
- a CDS encoding PD40 domain-containing protein, producing the protein MTPLLLIFYFFIILFGKLYAQVEVTGGKVKLSLGSFVGKEAEACQRIISKDLLQTMLIDVSAAGNERYIVSGRISGNVLEGILLDRTKKEELIHKTFAGGDIRQSSHLFSDSILEALTGVKGFANCKIAFISSDTGFKELYLMDMDGAGLQRLTSDKTISAHPRWSHDRTMIAYTSYKSGYPDVYLIKLSKHSRVRFAFFPGVNSGASFSPDDKNLALTLSKDGNPEIYIMSIEGGTPRQLTRNRATNTSPCWSPDGSQIVYTSDERGSIQLFIIPSEGGTPKRLITGNTYSSEPDWSRDGKKIAFSARIGGLFQIGVYDLNKQEASILTTQGGEDPSWTPNSRHLVYESHGSLYLLDTVSRQTIKIDCELKNCYQPAVSP; encoded by the coding sequence ATGACCCCTTTGCTTTTGATTTTTTATTTTTTTATTATCCTTTTTGGTAAGCTCTATGCGCAGGTTGAAGTAACCGGTGGCAAAGTCAAACTATCCTTGGGATCATTCGTTGGGAAAGAGGCTGAAGCCTGTCAAAGAATAATCTCAAAAGACTTGCTGCAGACCATGCTTATAGATGTTAGTGCTGCGGGTAACGAACGCTATATAGTTTCAGGGAGAATTTCCGGCAACGTTCTTGAAGGCATCCTTCTAGATAGAACCAAAAAAGAGGAACTCATTCATAAAACTTTTGCTGGAGGAGATATTAGGCAATCTTCCCATCTATTCTCAGATTCCATTTTAGAAGCATTAACTGGTGTTAAAGGCTTTGCTAACTGTAAAATAGCCTTTATATCATCAGATACTGGATTTAAAGAGCTCTATTTGATGGACATGGATGGAGCAGGTCTACAGCGGCTCACTTCTGACAAAACCATTAGCGCGCATCCCCGATGGAGTCATGACCGTACGATGATCGCCTATACTTCCTATAAAAGCGGTTATCCTGACGTCTACTTAATCAAACTTTCTAAGCATTCCAGGGTTCGATTCGCCTTTTTCCCTGGAGTCAATTCCGGTGCTTCCTTCTCCCCTGATGATAAAAATTTGGCTTTAACCCTAAGCAAAGATGGCAATCCAGAAATTTATATCATGTCCATAGAGGGAGGTACTCCCAGACAACTTACTCGGAATAGAGCCACAAATACCTCACCCTGCTGGTCCCCAGATGGGAGTCAGATCGTTTATACCTCTGATGAAAGAGGAAGTATTCAACTTTTTATAATTCCTTCAGAAGGAGGAACCCCAAAACGACTGATTACAGGCAACACCTACAGTTCAGAGCCAGACTGGTCAAGGGATGGGAAAAAAATTGCTTTTAGTGCAAGGATTGGAGGCCTATTTCAGATTGGAGTTTATGATTTAAACAAACAGGAAGCGTCGATTCTTACCACGCAAGGTGGAGAAGATCCATCATGGACTCCAAATTCACGCCATCTTGTTTATGAATCACATGGCTCTTTGTATTTATTAGATACAGTCAGCCGACAGACTATAAAAATTGATTGTGAACTGAAAAATTGTTATCAGCCGGCGGTCTCTCCATAA
- a CDS encoding OmpA family protein, with the protein MKRLLRFANCNPSFLFFLFACLFVISWTGCAKHPKGKEKPTAEEEFLESSPLPSRGAFNPDFDVDYSPFKDQTIYFAFDSSAIPATERGKIEKIAQWMNEHPGDSILLAGHCDERGTEEYNRGLGERRAIAVREYLVGLGVAPERIHTISYGKDRPAAIGHTEADYAKNRRVEIGLIRK; encoded by the coding sequence ATGAAAAGGCTTCTCCGTTTCGCTAACTGCAATCCTTCTTTTCTTTTTTTCTTGTTTGCTTGTCTTTTTGTTATTAGCTGGACAGGATGCGCCAAACACCCTAAAGGAAAAGAAAAACCAACAGCAGAAGAAGAATTTCTTGAAAGTTCTCCTTTACCAAGTCGCGGGGCATTCAATCCCGATTTTGATGTTGATTATTCACCATTTAAAGACCAAACGATCTATTTTGCCTTCGACAGTTCTGCTATTCCAGCTACTGAAAGAGGAAAAATTGAAAAAATAGCCCAATGGATGAACGAGCATCCAGGGGATTCCATTCTTCTCGCTGGACATTGTGATGAAAGAGGAACTGAAGAATATAACCGTGGACTAGGGGAAAGAAGAGCCATTGCCGTTAGGGAATATTTAGTGGGACTAGGAGTGGCTCCGGAAAGAATACATACCATATCTTATGGGAAAGATCGGCCCGCAGCCATTGGACATACGGAAGCCGATTATGCCAAAAACCGCCGAGTTGAAATTGGATTGATTCGCAAATAG